In Zingiber officinale cultivar Zhangliang chromosome 6A, Zo_v1.1, whole genome shotgun sequence, a single genomic region encodes these proteins:
- the LOC121997571 gene encoding sister chromatid cohesion protein PDS5 homolog A-like isoform X1: MAQQLRQQLEEVGSKLESLPASKDALIKLLKQAANCLSEIEQSPEPSVSDSMQSCLNAFAQKELLTHQDRDVKVLVATCVCEITRITAPDAPYSDDVLRDIFHLIVDSFVGLGDIDSPSYERRVVILETVAKYRSCVVMLDLECYDLILEMLKTFISVISDGHPQNILTLMQTIVTLILDESEELQENLIVILLSVLGHKRNGCSMAARRLAMNVIERCAGKLEPFIKQFLVSSLSGDGNYLNYSIDHHEVIYDLYQCAPQILARIIPYVTGELLTDKLDIRLKAVQLLGELFSLPEIPVSEAFHPVFDEFLKRLTDRVVEVRLSVIDHLKNCLITNPERPEAPQIIKALSDRVLDYDENVRQKVVAAVYDLACHSFKVIPIETASFVAERLRDKSLTVKKYTMERLVDLHRLYCSKSSDGSTNLDDCRWIPGKILRCLYDRDFRLEAVELILCGSLFPPELPLKNRVKHWVSIFSVLDKFEIKAIEQILLQKQRLQQEMQKYLSLRQTYQEDASEFHRRIFVCFKSMSRLFNDPMKAEENFQFLNQLKDANIWKILTTLLDPSISLQESWSRRDELLRILGEKHPLYDFMNTLTLKCSYILFNKEFAKEILSEADVQHSAGKTKLISSCMNVLTVISGYSPLLLAGCEEDILLLLKVDNELIKEGIAHVLAKAGGSIREQLTMTSSSVELLLERLCLEGTRKQAKYSVQALSAITKDDGLKSLSVLYKRLVDMLAEKTHLPSILQSLGCIAQTALPIFETREDEITEFITSKILQNRNKADEVSLDNTQWNEISELCLMKVFGIKTLVKSYMPARDAHMRPGIEKLLEILQKILSYGEISDEIWSSDVDKAHMRLASAKAVLRLSRYWDQKITTSLFYLTLRISQDAYAESKKSFLNKIHQYIKERLLDAKYACAFLLSFNDFHCPEYEECKQSLLELVHICRQFKMRQLSAQSDLNATPAYPEYILAYMVHALAHDSACPNIDECIDVQAFEPIYWRLHLFLSLLLHGDNGNQSGAFPIQRKESYNIILSIFHSVKSASDAVDETKSTTIHAICELGLSILKKLVPELQVSEIDVVPLPSMLFKAIDGSPNDSMTDDNKRTWLSSDSALAHFEALRLENKKMGDSAVADDGMIIEENGDDNEVPLGKMMEILRNQGAKKKKKKKQVKKDIFDDLENIDSEFDILGVVREINLDNFEQAQDPAEILTDQSRRSEKVFGKINTEKEISSPKRKQDVIGFEVLVPTPKRKRSISTSRPNSSKGLKGNTKISPLHSLLERSLFEEDKTETKTDLLSYASDISSKKGRKVSNEVHVKKDADSSSEKLALPDNRKKGDQSRSTTSSTKKRKRRSIAGLEKCTSLIDQSNESELVGSRIKIWWPLDKRFYQGVVQSYDPENKKHMILYDDGDVELLLLSKEKWQIVDNSHSPAKQLKSHLPSVSKDISPESVNNKNNHSDPGKNKESRNKELDRSSSSKAKKMGSTKKKAEESSKPVSMSNTEADPSPGSKDESEERGILQSEFNYAKSASPTSETEEKTKTEELGDEDRSPNFSDTKDNSDDEPINVWRLRAMKST; this comes from the exons CAAGCTGCAAACTGTCTATCCGAGATAGAGCAATCACCAGAACCTTCAGTCTCAGACTCAATGCAGTCTTGTCTTAATGCATTTGCCCAAAAAGAGCTGTTGACACATCAAGATCGTGATGTAAAAGTTCTCGTAGCAACCTGTGTATGTGAAATCACCAGAATAACTGCACCTGATGCTCCTTATAGTGATGATGTTCTGCGG gatatatttcaTTTGATTGTTGATTCCTTTGTGGGATTAGGTGATATTGACAGTCCATCATATGAGAGAAGGGTTGTTATCCTAGAGACTGTTGCCAAATACAGGTCATGTGTTGTGATGTTGGATCTTGAATGCTATGATCTCATACTGGAAATGCTCAAAACATTTATTTCAGTTATCAG TGATGGTCATCCCCAAAACATCCTTACGTTGATGCAGACTATCGTAACACTTATTCTAGATGAAAGTGAGGAATTACAGGAAAATCTTATTGTAATCCTGCTTTCAGTGTTGGGTCATAAAAGAAAT GGTTGCTCTATGGCTGCACGGAGACTGGCTATGAATGTTATAGAACGTTGTGCAGGAAAACTTGAACCATTCATAAAGCAGTTTCTTGTTTCTTCACTGTCAGGCGATGGCAATTATTTGAATTATTCAATTGATCATCATGAAGTTATCTATGATTTGTACCAGTGTGCGCCGCAAATTCTGGCAAGAATAATTCCTTATGTAACAGGCGAATTGTTG ACAGATAAGTTAGACATTCGGCTTAAAGCAGTTCAACTACTGGGAGAATTATTTTCTTTACCTGAGATACCTGTCTCTGAAGCTTTTCACCCTGTCTTCGATGAATTCCTGAAGAGATTGACTGACAGAGTAGTTGAAGTCCGTCTCTCTGTCATTGATCATTTGAAGAATTGCCTTATTACTAATCCTGAACGTCCTGAGGCTCCTCAGATTATAA AGGCACTTTCTGACAGAGTGTTGGATTATGATGAGAATGTTCGACAAAAAGTTGTTGCTGCAGTTTATGATTTGGCTTGTCACTCTTTCAAAGTAATTCCAATTGAGACTGCTAGTTTTGTGGCTGAGCGTCTGCGAGACAAATCT TTGACTGTAAAGAAGTATACCATGGAGAGGCTTGTTGATCTGCACCGACTATATTGCTCAAAAAGCTCTGATGGTTCAACAAATTTGGATGACTGTAGATGGATACCAGGGAAGATATTGAGATGTCTATATGACCGAGATTTTAG GTTGGAAGCAGTTGAACTTATCCTTTGTGGATCTTTGTTTCCGCCTGAGTTACCACTCAAAAATAGGGTGAAACATTGGGTGTCAATCTTTTCGGTGCTTGATAAATTCGAGATTAAAGCCATTGAGCAGATTCTTTTGCAAAAGCAAAG GTTACAGCAAGAAATGCAGAAGTATCTGTCTCTTAGACAGACATATCAG GAAGATGCATCTGAATTCCATAGAAGAATTTTTGTTTGCTTCAAGAGCATGTCTCGGTTGTTCAATGACCCTATGAAGGCTGAGGAGAATTTTCAGTTTCTCAATCAGTTGAAAGATGCTAATATTTGGAAAATCTTGACAACACTTCTTGATCCGTCCATTAGTTTGCAGGAATCATGGTCACGTCGG GATGAGTTGCTTAGAATTCTTGGTGAGAAGCATCCACTTTATGATTTTATGAATACACTTACTTTGAAGTGTTCATACATACTCTTCAACAAAGAGTTTGCCAAAGAGATACTATCAGAAGCTGATGTTCAACATTCTGCTGGAAAGACGAAGCTTATTTCCTCCTGCATGAACGTGCTTACG GTCATTTCAGGTTATTCTCCCTTGCTTTTAGCTGGCTGTGAAGAAgatattcttcttcttctgaaaGTAGACAATGAATTAATTAAGGAAGGTATTGCTCATGTTCTAGCAAAGGCTGGTGGGTCCATTCGTGAACAACTGACAATGACTTCAAG CTCGGTTGAACTTCTTTTAGAAAGGCTGTGTCTAGAGGGTACCAGGAAGCAGGCTAAATATTCTGTACAGGCCCTATCAGCAATAACTAAAGATGATGGTCTCAAGTCACTCTCTGTTCTTTACAAG AGGCTTGTGGATATGTTGGCGGAGAAAACACATTTACCATCTATTTTGCAATCACTTGGATGTATTGCTCAAACTGCTTTGCCAATTTTTGAAACCAGAGAGGATGAAATTACTGAGTTCATTACCAGTAAAATCTTGCAGAACAGAAAT AAGGCTGATGAAGTTTCTTTAGATAATACTCAATGGAATGAAATATCTGAACTGTGTTTGATGAAG GTGTTCGGTATCAAAACATTGGTAAAGAGTTACATGCCTGCTAGAGATGCTCATATGAGACCAggaattgaaaagcttctggaaatTCTTCAGAAAATACTTTCTTATGGGGAAATCTCAGATGAAATATGGTCAAG TGATGTTGATAAAGCTCATATGAGGCTTGCTTCTGCAAAAGCTGTTCTTCGGTTATCAAGATATTGGGACCAAAAAATAACTActagtttgttttatttgactCTAAGAATTTCTCAG GATGCTTATGCTGAATCTAAGAAATCATTCttaaacaaaatacatcagtATATAAAGGAACGGTTGCTGGATGCAAAGTATGCTTGTGCCTTCTTACTTAGCTTTAATGATTTTCACTGCCCTGAATACGAAGAG TGTAAACAGAGTCTACTTGAACTTGTACACATATGTCGGCAATTTAAAATGCGGCAACTATCTGCACAATCTGACTTGAATGCCACCCCAGCTTACCCAGAATATATTCTTGCCTACATGGTCCATGCTCTTGCTCATGACTCTGCATGTCCAAATATTGACGAGTGCATAGATGTTCAGGCATTTGAACCTATTTACTG GCGGTTGCAtttatttctttccttgttgttGCATGGTGACAATGGTAACCAATCTGGTGCTTTTCCAATCCAGAGAAAGGAGAGCTATAATATAATCCTTTCCATCTTTCACAGTGTTAAAAGCGCCAGTGATGCAGTTGATGAAACAAAGTCAACT ACTATACATGCTATATGTGAGCTTGGGCTCTCAATTTTGAAGAAACTAGTGCCTGAGCTTCAGGTCTCAGAGATTGATGTAGTTCCCTTGCCTAGCATGTTATTCAAAGCCATCGACGGTAGCCCTAATGATAGCATGACG GATGACAACAAACGGACGTGGTTGAGTAGTGATAGTGCCTTGGCCCATTTTGAAGCTCTTAGACTTGAGAATAAAAAAATG GGTGACTCAGCTGTTGCAGATGATGGAATGATTATAGAAGAGAATGGAGATGACAATGAGGTTCCTCTTGGGAAGATGATGGAAATTCTCAGAAATCAaggagccaagaagaagaaaaagaagaaacaagtgAAAAAGGACATATTTGATGATCTGGAAAATATTGACAGCGAGTTTGACATTCTGGGTGTGGTGAGAGAAATAAATTTGGACAATTTTGAGCAAGCTCAAGACCCAGCAGAAATACTTACAGATCAGAGTCGCAGAAGTGAAAAGGTGTTTGGTAAAATCAATACTGAGAAGGAAATATCATCACCAAAAAGAAAACAAGATGTAATTGGGTTTGAGGTGCTCGTACCTACTCCAAAACGCAAAAGATCAATCTCCACGAGTAGGCCCAATTCATCAAAGGGTTTGAAGGGAAACACAAAGATATCTCCCCTACATTCTTTGTTAGAGCGGAGTTTGTTTGAGGAGGACaagactgaaactaaaactgatcTACTCTCATACGCGTCTGACATCTCATCCAAGAAAGGAAGAAAAGTTTCCAATGAAGTGCATGTTAAAAAAGATGCAGATAGCTCTTCAGAG AAATTGGCATTACCAGATAACAGAAAGAAAGGTGATCAATCGAGAAGTACAACTAGTTCAACCAAAAAACGTAAAAGAAGAAGCATTGCTGGTTTAGAAAAG TGTACGTCACTAATAGATCAATCAAATGAATCCGAGTTAGTTGGTTCCAGAATAAAGATCTGGTGGCCATTGGATAAACG ATTCTATCAAGGTGTCGTGCAATCCTATGATCCAGAAAACAAGAAACACATG ATTCTTTATGATGACGGAGATGTGGAACTTCTTCTTTTAAGCAAAGAAAAATGGCAAATCGTCGATAACTCTCATTCACCGGCAAAG CAACTAAAATCCCATCTTCCATCAGTGTCTAAAGACAT TTCACCGGAGTCTGTAAATAACAAGAATAACCATTCCGATCCTGGAAAAAATAAGGAGAGCAGGAATAA AGAACTTGACAGGTCTTCCTCCTCTAAGGCAAAGAAAATGGGTTCTACTAAAAAGAAAGCAGAGGAAAGCAGCAAACCAGTGTCAATGAGCAACACTGAAGCAGATCCTAGTCCGGGCAGTAAGGATGAGTCGGAGGAGAGGGGCATTCTTCAGTCTGAGTTCAATTATGCAAAATCAG CCTCACCAACCTCCGAAACAGAAGAGAAAACAAAAACTGAAGAGTTGGGTGATGAGGACAGGTCGCCAAATTTCTCAGACACCAAAGATAACTCAGACGATGAACCCATT AATGTGTGGAGGCTACGAGCAATGAAGTCCACTTGA
- the LOC121997571 gene encoding sister chromatid cohesion protein PDS5 homolog A-like isoform X2 yields MAQQLRQQLEEVGSKLESLPASKDALIKLLKQAANCLSEIEQSPEPSVSDSMQSCLNAFAQKELLTHQDRDVKVLVATCVCEITRITAPDAPYSDDVLRDIFHLIVDSFVGLGDIDSPSYERRVVILETVAKYRSCVVMLDLECYDLILEMLKTFISVISDGHPQNILTLMQTIVTLILDESEELQENLIVILLSVLGHKRNGCSMAARRLAMNVIERCAGKLEPFIKQFLVSSLSGDGNYLNYSIDHHEVIYDLYQCAPQILARIIPYVTGELLTDKLDIRLKAVQLLGELFSLPEIPVSEAFHPVFDEFLKRLTDRVVEVRLSVIDHLKNCLITNPERPEAPQIIKALSDRVLDYDENVRQKVVAAVYDLACHSFKVIPIETASFVAERLRDKSLTVKKYTMERLVDLHRLYCSKSSDGSTNLDDCRWIPGKILRCLYDRDFRLEAVELILCGSLFPPELPLKNRVKHWVSIFSVLDKFEIKAIEQILLQKQRLQQEMQKYLSLRQTYQEDASEFHRRIFVCFKSMSRLFNDPMKAEENFQFLNQLKDANIWKILTTLLDPSISLQESWSRRDELLRILGEKHPLYDFMNTLTLKCSYILFNKEFAKEILSEADVQHSAGKTKLISSCMNVLTVISGYSPLLLAGCEEDILLLLKVDNELIKEGIAHVLAKAGGSIREQLTMTSSSVELLLERLCLEGTRKQAKYSVQALSAITKDDGLKSLSVLYKRLVDMLAEKTHLPSILQSLGCIAQTALPIFETREDEITEFITSKILQNRNKADEVSLDNTQWNEISELCLMKVFGIKTLVKSYMPARDAHMRPGIEKLLEILQKILSYGEISDEIWSSDVDKAHMRLASAKAVLRLSRYWDQKITTSLFYLTLRISQDAYAESKKSFLNKIHQYIKERLLDAKYACAFLLSFNDFHCPEYEESLLELVHICRQFKMRQLSAQSDLNATPAYPEYILAYMVHALAHDSACPNIDECIDVQAFEPIYWRLHLFLSLLLHGDNGNQSGAFPIQRKESYNIILSIFHSVKSASDAVDETKSTTIHAICELGLSILKKLVPELQVSEIDVVPLPSMLFKAIDGSPNDSMTDDNKRTWLSSDSALAHFEALRLENKKMGDSAVADDGMIIEENGDDNEVPLGKMMEILRNQGAKKKKKKKQVKKDIFDDLENIDSEFDILGVVREINLDNFEQAQDPAEILTDQSRRSEKVFGKINTEKEISSPKRKQDVIGFEVLVPTPKRKRSISTSRPNSSKGLKGNTKISPLHSLLERSLFEEDKTETKTDLLSYASDISSKKGRKVSNEVHVKKDADSSSEKLALPDNRKKGDQSRSTTSSTKKRKRRSIAGLEKCTSLIDQSNESELVGSRIKIWWPLDKRFYQGVVQSYDPENKKHMILYDDGDVELLLLSKEKWQIVDNSHSPAKQLKSHLPSVSKDISPESVNNKNNHSDPGKNKESRNKELDRSSSSKAKKMGSTKKKAEESSKPVSMSNTEADPSPGSKDESEERGILQSEFNYAKSASPTSETEEKTKTEELGDEDRSPNFSDTKDNSDDEPINVWRLRAMKST; encoded by the exons CAAGCTGCAAACTGTCTATCCGAGATAGAGCAATCACCAGAACCTTCAGTCTCAGACTCAATGCAGTCTTGTCTTAATGCATTTGCCCAAAAAGAGCTGTTGACACATCAAGATCGTGATGTAAAAGTTCTCGTAGCAACCTGTGTATGTGAAATCACCAGAATAACTGCACCTGATGCTCCTTATAGTGATGATGTTCTGCGG gatatatttcaTTTGATTGTTGATTCCTTTGTGGGATTAGGTGATATTGACAGTCCATCATATGAGAGAAGGGTTGTTATCCTAGAGACTGTTGCCAAATACAGGTCATGTGTTGTGATGTTGGATCTTGAATGCTATGATCTCATACTGGAAATGCTCAAAACATTTATTTCAGTTATCAG TGATGGTCATCCCCAAAACATCCTTACGTTGATGCAGACTATCGTAACACTTATTCTAGATGAAAGTGAGGAATTACAGGAAAATCTTATTGTAATCCTGCTTTCAGTGTTGGGTCATAAAAGAAAT GGTTGCTCTATGGCTGCACGGAGACTGGCTATGAATGTTATAGAACGTTGTGCAGGAAAACTTGAACCATTCATAAAGCAGTTTCTTGTTTCTTCACTGTCAGGCGATGGCAATTATTTGAATTATTCAATTGATCATCATGAAGTTATCTATGATTTGTACCAGTGTGCGCCGCAAATTCTGGCAAGAATAATTCCTTATGTAACAGGCGAATTGTTG ACAGATAAGTTAGACATTCGGCTTAAAGCAGTTCAACTACTGGGAGAATTATTTTCTTTACCTGAGATACCTGTCTCTGAAGCTTTTCACCCTGTCTTCGATGAATTCCTGAAGAGATTGACTGACAGAGTAGTTGAAGTCCGTCTCTCTGTCATTGATCATTTGAAGAATTGCCTTATTACTAATCCTGAACGTCCTGAGGCTCCTCAGATTATAA AGGCACTTTCTGACAGAGTGTTGGATTATGATGAGAATGTTCGACAAAAAGTTGTTGCTGCAGTTTATGATTTGGCTTGTCACTCTTTCAAAGTAATTCCAATTGAGACTGCTAGTTTTGTGGCTGAGCGTCTGCGAGACAAATCT TTGACTGTAAAGAAGTATACCATGGAGAGGCTTGTTGATCTGCACCGACTATATTGCTCAAAAAGCTCTGATGGTTCAACAAATTTGGATGACTGTAGATGGATACCAGGGAAGATATTGAGATGTCTATATGACCGAGATTTTAG GTTGGAAGCAGTTGAACTTATCCTTTGTGGATCTTTGTTTCCGCCTGAGTTACCACTCAAAAATAGGGTGAAACATTGGGTGTCAATCTTTTCGGTGCTTGATAAATTCGAGATTAAAGCCATTGAGCAGATTCTTTTGCAAAAGCAAAG GTTACAGCAAGAAATGCAGAAGTATCTGTCTCTTAGACAGACATATCAG GAAGATGCATCTGAATTCCATAGAAGAATTTTTGTTTGCTTCAAGAGCATGTCTCGGTTGTTCAATGACCCTATGAAGGCTGAGGAGAATTTTCAGTTTCTCAATCAGTTGAAAGATGCTAATATTTGGAAAATCTTGACAACACTTCTTGATCCGTCCATTAGTTTGCAGGAATCATGGTCACGTCGG GATGAGTTGCTTAGAATTCTTGGTGAGAAGCATCCACTTTATGATTTTATGAATACACTTACTTTGAAGTGTTCATACATACTCTTCAACAAAGAGTTTGCCAAAGAGATACTATCAGAAGCTGATGTTCAACATTCTGCTGGAAAGACGAAGCTTATTTCCTCCTGCATGAACGTGCTTACG GTCATTTCAGGTTATTCTCCCTTGCTTTTAGCTGGCTGTGAAGAAgatattcttcttcttctgaaaGTAGACAATGAATTAATTAAGGAAGGTATTGCTCATGTTCTAGCAAAGGCTGGTGGGTCCATTCGTGAACAACTGACAATGACTTCAAG CTCGGTTGAACTTCTTTTAGAAAGGCTGTGTCTAGAGGGTACCAGGAAGCAGGCTAAATATTCTGTACAGGCCCTATCAGCAATAACTAAAGATGATGGTCTCAAGTCACTCTCTGTTCTTTACAAG AGGCTTGTGGATATGTTGGCGGAGAAAACACATTTACCATCTATTTTGCAATCACTTGGATGTATTGCTCAAACTGCTTTGCCAATTTTTGAAACCAGAGAGGATGAAATTACTGAGTTCATTACCAGTAAAATCTTGCAGAACAGAAAT AAGGCTGATGAAGTTTCTTTAGATAATACTCAATGGAATGAAATATCTGAACTGTGTTTGATGAAG GTGTTCGGTATCAAAACATTGGTAAAGAGTTACATGCCTGCTAGAGATGCTCATATGAGACCAggaattgaaaagcttctggaaatTCTTCAGAAAATACTTTCTTATGGGGAAATCTCAGATGAAATATGGTCAAG TGATGTTGATAAAGCTCATATGAGGCTTGCTTCTGCAAAAGCTGTTCTTCGGTTATCAAGATATTGGGACCAAAAAATAACTActagtttgttttatttgactCTAAGAATTTCTCAG GATGCTTATGCTGAATCTAAGAAATCATTCttaaacaaaatacatcagtATATAAAGGAACGGTTGCTGGATGCAAAGTATGCTTGTGCCTTCTTACTTAGCTTTAATGATTTTCACTGCCCTGAATACGAAGAG AGTCTACTTGAACTTGTACACATATGTCGGCAATTTAAAATGCGGCAACTATCTGCACAATCTGACTTGAATGCCACCCCAGCTTACCCAGAATATATTCTTGCCTACATGGTCCATGCTCTTGCTCATGACTCTGCATGTCCAAATATTGACGAGTGCATAGATGTTCAGGCATTTGAACCTATTTACTG GCGGTTGCAtttatttctttccttgttgttGCATGGTGACAATGGTAACCAATCTGGTGCTTTTCCAATCCAGAGAAAGGAGAGCTATAATATAATCCTTTCCATCTTTCACAGTGTTAAAAGCGCCAGTGATGCAGTTGATGAAACAAAGTCAACT ACTATACATGCTATATGTGAGCTTGGGCTCTCAATTTTGAAGAAACTAGTGCCTGAGCTTCAGGTCTCAGAGATTGATGTAGTTCCCTTGCCTAGCATGTTATTCAAAGCCATCGACGGTAGCCCTAATGATAGCATGACG GATGACAACAAACGGACGTGGTTGAGTAGTGATAGTGCCTTGGCCCATTTTGAAGCTCTTAGACTTGAGAATAAAAAAATG GGTGACTCAGCTGTTGCAGATGATGGAATGATTATAGAAGAGAATGGAGATGACAATGAGGTTCCTCTTGGGAAGATGATGGAAATTCTCAGAAATCAaggagccaagaagaagaaaaagaagaaacaagtgAAAAAGGACATATTTGATGATCTGGAAAATATTGACAGCGAGTTTGACATTCTGGGTGTGGTGAGAGAAATAAATTTGGACAATTTTGAGCAAGCTCAAGACCCAGCAGAAATACTTACAGATCAGAGTCGCAGAAGTGAAAAGGTGTTTGGTAAAATCAATACTGAGAAGGAAATATCATCACCAAAAAGAAAACAAGATGTAATTGGGTTTGAGGTGCTCGTACCTACTCCAAAACGCAAAAGATCAATCTCCACGAGTAGGCCCAATTCATCAAAGGGTTTGAAGGGAAACACAAAGATATCTCCCCTACATTCTTTGTTAGAGCGGAGTTTGTTTGAGGAGGACaagactgaaactaaaactgatcTACTCTCATACGCGTCTGACATCTCATCCAAGAAAGGAAGAAAAGTTTCCAATGAAGTGCATGTTAAAAAAGATGCAGATAGCTCTTCAGAG AAATTGGCATTACCAGATAACAGAAAGAAAGGTGATCAATCGAGAAGTACAACTAGTTCAACCAAAAAACGTAAAAGAAGAAGCATTGCTGGTTTAGAAAAG TGTACGTCACTAATAGATCAATCAAATGAATCCGAGTTAGTTGGTTCCAGAATAAAGATCTGGTGGCCATTGGATAAACG ATTCTATCAAGGTGTCGTGCAATCCTATGATCCAGAAAACAAGAAACACATG ATTCTTTATGATGACGGAGATGTGGAACTTCTTCTTTTAAGCAAAGAAAAATGGCAAATCGTCGATAACTCTCATTCACCGGCAAAG CAACTAAAATCCCATCTTCCATCAGTGTCTAAAGACAT TTCACCGGAGTCTGTAAATAACAAGAATAACCATTCCGATCCTGGAAAAAATAAGGAGAGCAGGAATAA AGAACTTGACAGGTCTTCCTCCTCTAAGGCAAAGAAAATGGGTTCTACTAAAAAGAAAGCAGAGGAAAGCAGCAAACCAGTGTCAATGAGCAACACTGAAGCAGATCCTAGTCCGGGCAGTAAGGATGAGTCGGAGGAGAGGGGCATTCTTCAGTCTGAGTTCAATTATGCAAAATCAG CCTCACCAACCTCCGAAACAGAAGAGAAAACAAAAACTGAAGAGTTGGGTGATGAGGACAGGTCGCCAAATTTCTCAGACACCAAAGATAACTCAGACGATGAACCCATT AATGTGTGGAGGCTACGAGCAATGAAGTCCACTTGA
- the LOC121997573 gene encoding mucin-2-like, translated as MDSGNASSLHSSSGGGGGGSDDVDSLSAFFHTSASASVVTLPPPPSLSSVGPHFFDYSPLFYLDSSSSFPSTLLPSASGSQPSAAAVGPQTDPPPALAPAPRSSRKRSRATRRAPTTVLTTDTSNFRAMVQEFTGIPAAPFAVPAAASSPFLRSRIDQLLHSSSSATAAAASPFLLGPFSHKPHSSPPFPIPIRNTPPLPPSLTLTIPASVTVTAGTNSNSNQLTPNLHSLLQPPTPATFFASDDFAALPQPPQAAIMLPDPAPSSWATVQFSGAGVSQPLIGAAGSCKPSYSSSAEPAAELVIREKKVDSEIARKAGDGEADPSWIHSLSD; from the coding sequence ATGGATTCCGGCAACGCCAGCAGTCTTCACTCCTCCtccggcggcggcggaggcggcAGCGATGATGTCGACTCCCTCTCCGCCTTCTTCCACACGTCCGCCTCCGCCTCCGTCGTCACCCTTCCGCCTCCGCCGTCTCTCTCCTCCGTTGGTCCCCACTTCTTCGACTACTCCCCCCTCTTCTACCTagactcctcctcctccttcccctcCACGCTCCTCCCCTCCGCCTCCGGAAGCCAGCCTTCGGCGGCGGCGGTGGGGCCGCAGACAGATCCCCCGCCTGCACTGGCGCCGGCCCCCCGGAGTTCGAGGAAGCGCTCCCGCGCCACGCGCCGCGCTCCGACGACGGTGCTCACGACGGACACCTCCAACTTCCGCGCCATGGTTCAGGAGTTCACCGGCATCCCCGCCGCCCCTTTCGCCGTACCCGCCGCCGCTTCCTCCCCCTTCCTCCGCTCACGCATCGACCAACTCCTCCACTCTTCTTCCTCCGCTACCGCCGCCGCGGCGTCACCCTTCCTCCTCGGCCCCTTCTCCCACAAGCCCCACTCATCTCCCCCCTTCCCCATTCCCATTCGCAATACTCCTCCTCTTCCCCCTTCTCTAACCCTAACAATCCCCGCCTCTGTCACCGTCACTGCCGGAACTAACTCTAACTCTAATCAACTCACTCCCAACCTCCACTCACTCCTCCAACCCCCGACCCCAGCAACCTTCTTCGCCTCCGACGACTTCGCCGCCCTCCCGCAGCCGCCGCAGGCGGCAATCATGCTGCCCGACCCTGCCCCCTCCAGCTGGGCGACCGTACAATTCTCCGGAGCCGGTGTTTCACAACCACTCATCGGCGCCGCCGGCAGCTGCAAGCCGTCCTACTCGTCGTCGGCTGAGCCGGCGGCGGAACTAGTCATCCGTGAGAAAAAAGTTGATTCGGAGATCGCCCGGAAGGCAGGCGACGGCGAAGCGGATCCGTCGTGGATTCATTCCTTATCTGATTGA